From the genome of Spinacia oleracea cultivar Varoflay chromosome 2, BTI_SOV_V1, whole genome shotgun sequence, one region includes:
- the LOC110777290 gene encoding uncharacterized protein, which produces MSIFSEQLDQIKTLNISSSKSEKSLAYSTLQHLQELASNDDSLIQLLADFNDFILSSIIADIRVNDADEEIVSLALKCLGFIIYHPSLVVAVSKEYVDQVLESLARLIVTTKIKVVCNLGVWCISIQQLDASYLDSHFDSLLRAIVHSLDNPVGSLSTTFEAIQAVTKLATQISEKMRDSSNLWAPCIYRRLLSADKRERDMCQRCLLKIKCLIVPPQLSLSKAIAQDMKLRLLPEMEEMLKHGKKLQALQAWGWFIRILGHYSLKSRSLVNKLLKLPEQTFSDPDPQVQIATQVAWEGLIDALIFLPSKVCGDTSQVTARSLKLIMTPVIGIMTSKTGISVQSSCLNTWCYLLHKLDSRVNDPQILGMVVEPVFKIVFNIGLEDENMWRWRFCMDLFHNFIQSKTGSCGLRTQVNSKISPVTTDNVSRLSEESTLKNYFIRWLPWDYSQMDFLVRMIQMIFCQAAKVTLCPEIKRLVCDNALKIFRFFLKGVQIDFTKSSTNYDTVMQSINGILVFLKTVCDTALCVDDATHDFQLACLRTLEAVTQELDPSILGSPLYKVPLDTKYFCTGEVGCKMLIGICPIKFMDMVSPVIYLTFHHFYLVVQFSYKIASVGSSIQEAYNYFSRVLSSYDSLEVIHAIVGLLYDGGDHNSLRVWITVAQCLKEYVDGAKDLVPFAAQPGNTGRLTLCYFLLYPFVVCTSQKPVSTQKPFSSLIASSFYSENISHVTEVWISLYCILNSTNLQENQNKNSFAEDICSSLNGFLLQKSDTGEVVTEVNHRDNSQEHHFLSLCGIVAECILKNLHIEKVAPEAIKCGYAESSGINNCLEFIARLMNLATTNNEAPEHVISRILPPLTRLVSCLQWKEDIISVFKVLCDPLLPLLSDSATNCESIKDHLQILWKEIIRSLLRSWPTIVFDSTFLELQAPLLEKALDHPNPSISDPTINFWNSAYGDEAHLDFPPCLLRVLDKLLRVGKLKIRNRRAPAVEKNSPSLEVNTSVPKPKVTATLNMCSKRVKLLENVMDGSSCKSKLPPCPKRKRSELTERQKEVRRAQQGKLRDCSGHGAGVRTYTTADFSQGSQDDSQDSQDIRDPYLILNMLRRTS; this is translated from the exons ATGTCGATTTTTTCTGAGCAGTTAGAtcaaattaaaaccctaaataTCTCATCTTCAAAATCAGAAAAGTCACTTGCTTACTCAACTCTTCAGCATCTTCAAGAGCTGGCGAGCAACGATGATtcgttaattcaacttcttgctGATTTCAATGACTTTATCCTTTCTTCGATAATCGCTGACATTCGAGTTAACGATGCGGATGAAGAAAT TGTTTCACTGGCGTTGAAGTGTTTGGGCTTCATAATTTACCATCCTTCCCTCGTTGTAGCGGTTTCGA AGGAATACGTAGATCAAGTGCTAGAGTCATTGGCTAGACTGATAGTAACAACGAAAATTAAG GTGGTTTGCAATCTAGGTGTGTGGTGTATATCAATCCAGCAGCTAGATGCTTCATATTTAGATTCTCACTTTGATTCCTTGTTGAGGGCTATTGTTCATTCCCTTGACAATCCTGTTGGTTCGTTATCTACAACATTTGAAGCTATTCAG GCTGTCACAAAGTTGGCAACTCAGATAAGTGAAAAAATGAGAGATTCATCGAACTTATGGGCTCCTTGTATATATAGAAGACTCCTTAGTGCCGATAAGAGAGAGAGGGATATGTGCCAAAGATGTTTATTGAAGATCAAATGTCTAATTGTTCCTCCACAATTGTCTCTCTCAAAG gCCATTGCTCAGGACATGAAGCTAAGGCTACTTCCTGAGATGGAGGAAATGCTGAAACATGGTAAGAAACTTCAGGCTCTCCAAGCATGGGGATGGTTTATCCGTATTCTTGGACATTATTCCCTGAAGAGTAGGAGTTTGGTTAATAAATTGCTGAAACTCCCTGAGCAAACCTTTTCAGATCCAGATCCCCAAGTCCAGATTGCCACACAG GTAGCATGGGAAGGTCTAATAGATGCACTTATTTTTCTTCCTTCAAAAGTTTGTGGTGATACTTCACAAGTTACTGCAAGAAGTTTAAAGCTCATTATGACACCAGTAATTGGAATCATGACAAGCAAAACTGGTATTTCTGTTCAATCATCTTGCCTAAACACTTGGTGCTATCTGTTACACAAGCTTGATAGCCGAGTAAATGATCCTCAGATACTAGGTATGGTTGTGGAAcctgtgtttaagatagttttCAACATTGGACTTGAGGACGAGAACATGTGGAGGTGGAGGTTCTGCATGGATTTGTTTCATAATTTCATTCAATCAAAAACTGGAAGTTGTGGATTACGTACCCAGGTTAACAGTAAAATATCACCCGTAACAACTGATAATGTAAGTCGTTTATCGGAAGAATCTACATTAAAGAATTACTTTATTAGATGGTTGCCTTGGGACTATAGTCAGATGGATTTTCTTGTGAGAATGATACAGATGATTTTCTGTCAAGCAGCAAAAGTAACTTTGTGCCCTGAAATTAAGAGGCTGGTTTGTGATAATGCATTGAAGATTTTCCGTTTCTTCTTGAAAGGTGTTCAAATAGATTTTACGAAATCTTCAACTAATTATGACACTGTTATGCAGTCCATAAATGGCATTCTGGTGTTTTTAAAGACAGTATGTGACACTGCTTTATGTGTGGATGACGCAACACATGACTTTCAACTTGCTTGCTTGCGGACTTTAGAGGCTGTAACTCAGGAGCTTGATCCGTCTATTTTGGGCTCCCCTCTTTACAAGGTTCCCTTAGACACGAAGTATTTTTGTACAGGTGAAGTTGGATGCAAAATGCTGATAGGAATTTGCCCCATTAAGTTTATGGATATGGTTTCACCAGTAATTTATTTAACTTTTCATCACTTTTATTTGGTGGTTCAATTTAGCTATAAAATTGCCAGCGTTGGGTCCAGTATACAGGAAgcatataattattttagtCGTGTACTATCTTCGTATGATTCTCTTGAAGTGATCCATGCCATTGTTGGTTTGTTGTATGATGGTGGTGATCATAACTCTTTGAGGGTTTGGATTACAGTTGCCCAGTGTTTGAAGGAATATGTAGATGGTGCCAAGGATCTCGTGCCATTCGCAGCTCAGCCTGGTAATACTGGTCGTCTTACCTTGTGCTACTTCTTGCTTTATCCATTTGTTGTCTGTACCTCTCAGAAACCAGTAAGCACCCAAAAGCCGTTCAGCTCCCTTATAGCTTCTTCATTTTACTCAGAGAACATTTCTCACGTTACAGAAGTGTGGATCTCACTTTATTGCATATTGAATTCTACTAACCtgcaagaaaatcaaaataaGAATAGTTTTGCAGAAGATATTTGTTCATCTTTGAATGGCTTCCTCCTTCAAAAAAGTGACACGGGGGAGGTTGTCACTGAGGTTAATCATCGTGATAACAGCCAGGagcaccattttctctctctctgtGGGATTGTAGCCGAGTGTATTTTAAAGAATTTGCATATAGAAAAGGTTGCTCCTGAAGCAATTAAGTGTGGTTATGCAGAATCCAGTGGCATTAACAACTGCTTGGAGTTCATAGCCAG GCTTATGAATCTCGCGACCACAAATAATGAAGCACCAGAACATGTAATTTCAAG GATACTTCCTCCTTTGACACGCTTAGTCAGTTGCCTTCAGTGGAAGGAAGATATTATTTCCGTGTTTAAG GTTCTATGTGATCCACTGCTGCCTTTGCTGTCGGACTCTGCAACAAACTGTGAAAGCATCAAAGATCATCTGCAAATCTTGTGGAAAGAAATTATTAGAAGTTTGCTACGTAGTTGGCCAACAATTGTATTTGACTCCACCTTCCTTGAGCTTCAAGCACCTCTACTCGAAAAAGCACTCGACCACCCTAATCCTTCCATATCAGACCCCACAATCAACTTTTGGAACTCTGCTTACGGAGATGAAGCCCATTTAGATTTTCCCCCATGTTTGCTCCGTGTTTTGGACAAGCTATTGCGAGTTGGAAAGCTAAAGATCCGAAACAGAAGAGCACCAGCAGTAGAGAAAAATAGTCCGAGTTTAGAGGTTAACACTTCTGTTCCGAAGCCCAAAGTAACAGCTACGTTAAATATGTGCTCAAAACGAGTAAAGCTTTTGGAAAATGTAATGGATGGTTCTTCTTGTAAGAGCAAGCTGCCTCCATGCCCGAAAAGAAAGAGGTCAGAGCTCACTGAACGTCAGAAGGAAGTGAGAAGGGCACAACAAGGGAAACTGAGAGATTGTAGTGGGCATGGTGCTGGAGTTCGAACGTATACCACTGCTGATTTTTCTCAAGGTAGCCAGGATGATTCACAAGATAGTCAGGACATTCGTGATCCTTACTTGATTTTGAATATGCTTAGAAGAACCAGTTGA